In one Neobacillus sp. WH10 genomic region, the following are encoded:
- the lysA gene encoding diaminopimelate decarboxylase — translation MYFYGSTGVNKNGNLEIGGVDAIELSQQFGTPLYVYDVALMRERARGFKQTFDDLNVKAQVAYASKAFSTVAMIQLAEEEGLSLDVVSGGELYTAIIAGFPVERIHFHGNNKSREELEMALDQRIGCIVVDNFTEMELLKTICNEKNVKISILLRVTPGIEAHTHDYILTGQEDSKFGFDLQNGQAEEALKTAIQFEYFDVLGLHCHIGSQIFETTGFLLAAKKIVEKMEFWKNELFFEAKVLNLGGGFGIRYTKEDEPIPPSQYVSEIITEVKNLTEQHSLKMPEIWIEPGRSLVGDAGITLYQVGSSKEVPGVRKYLAVDGGMSDNIRPALYQAKYEAVLANKPLAKANETVSIAGKCCESGDMLIWDLPLPEAGEEDILAVFCTGAYGYSMSNNYNRIPRPAVVFVEKGKATLVVKRESYEDIVRLDLPLK, via the coding sequence ATGTATTTTTATGGGTCAACAGGTGTAAATAAAAACGGAAATTTAGAAATAGGCGGGGTTGATGCAATTGAATTATCACAACAATTTGGAACTCCGCTGTATGTGTATGATGTAGCCTTAATGAGAGAAAGGGCACGGGGCTTTAAACAAACATTTGATGACCTAAATGTAAAAGCTCAAGTCGCTTATGCCAGTAAAGCATTTTCAACAGTAGCGATGATTCAGTTAGCAGAGGAAGAGGGGTTGTCACTAGATGTCGTATCTGGTGGTGAATTGTATACGGCAATTATAGCTGGATTTCCGGTAGAAAGAATTCATTTTCATGGAAATAATAAAAGTCGAGAAGAATTAGAAATGGCCTTAGACCAAAGAATCGGTTGTATTGTTGTTGATAATTTTACAGAAATGGAACTTTTAAAAACCATTTGCAATGAGAAAAATGTGAAGATCAGCATCCTACTAAGGGTTACACCAGGAATTGAGGCACATACCCATGACTATATTTTAACCGGGCAGGAGGATTCAAAATTTGGTTTTGACCTTCAAAATGGACAGGCAGAAGAGGCATTAAAAACCGCGATTCAGTTTGAATATTTTGATGTTCTCGGACTTCATTGCCATATTGGATCCCAAATTTTTGAAACAACAGGATTTTTACTAGCAGCAAAGAAAATTGTTGAAAAGATGGAATTCTGGAAAAATGAGCTTTTCTTCGAAGCAAAGGTGTTAAATTTAGGCGGAGGGTTTGGGATCCGCTATACAAAAGAAGATGAGCCCATTCCCCCCTCGCAATATGTAAGTGAAATTATTACAGAAGTAAAAAATTTAACAGAGCAGCACTCATTAAAAATGCCAGAAATTTGGATTGAGCCGGGTCGTTCGCTTGTAGGTGATGCAGGTATTACCCTTTACCAGGTAGGTTCTTCCAAAGAAGTTCCAGGAGTCAGGAAATATTTAGCTGTTGATGGCGGGATGAGTGATAATATCCGGCCTGCACTTTACCAGGCAAAATATGAAGCTGTTCTTGCGAATAAACCTTTAGCAAAAGCAAATGAAACCGTATCAATTGCCGGAAAATGCTGTGAATCGGGTGATATGTTAATTTGGGATTTACCGCTTCCGGAAGCAGGAGAAGAGGATATTCTTGCTGTCTTTTGCACTGGTGCATACGGTTATTCCATGTCAAACAACTATAACAGGATTCCCCGTCCGGCCGTTGTATTTGTTGAAAAAGGTAAAGCCACACTTGTTGTAAAAAGAGAATCGTATGAAGACATAGTAAGGCTTGATTTGCCGCTTAAATAG
- the sigF gene encoding RNA polymerase sporulation sigma factor SigF: MDVEVKNDKSQTYLKDHEVKELIKKSQEGDQEARDLIVEKNMRLVWSVVQRFLNRGYDPDDLFQIGCIGLLKSVDKFDLSYDVKFSTYAVPMIIGEIQRFIRDDGTVKVSRSLKEMGNRIRKAKDELSKTLGRIPTVTEISAHLELSPEDVILAQEASRTPSSIHETVYENDGDPITLLDQIDDGNEGKWFDKIALKEAILELDERERLIVYLRYYKDQTQSEVALRLGISQVQVSRLEKKILQQMKDRMDL; the protein is encoded by the coding sequence ATGGATGTGGAGGTCAAGAACGATAAAAGTCAAACGTATTTAAAGGATCATGAAGTGAAAGAGCTCATTAAAAAGAGCCAAGAAGGAGACCAAGAAGCTAGAGATTTAATCGTTGAAAAAAACATGCGTCTCGTCTGGTCTGTTGTGCAACGGTTTCTTAATAGGGGCTATGACCCTGATGACTTGTTCCAAATAGGTTGCATAGGATTATTAAAATCAGTTGATAAGTTTGACCTTTCCTATGATGTTAAGTTCTCCACATATGCTGTACCAATGATCATTGGTGAAATCCAACGATTTATCCGCGATGATGGGACAGTGAAGGTGAGCAGATCACTGAAGGAAATGGGGAACAGAATCCGAAAAGCAAAGGATGAATTATCGAAGACACTAGGAAGAATACCAACTGTTACCGAAATTTCTGCACATCTAGAACTATCGCCGGAAGACGTGATCCTTGCTCAAGAAGCAAGCAGGACACCTTCATCTATTCATGAAACAGTTTATGAAAACGATGGGGATCCGATTACATTATTAGATCAAATTGATGACGGTAATGAAGGAAAATGGTTTGATAAAATTGCGTTAAAAGAAGCTATCCTTGAATTGGATGAACGGGAAAGATTAATCGTTTATTTAAGATATTATAAGGATCAAACACAGTCAGAAGTTGCCCTTAGGTTGGGGATTTCTCAAGTTCAGGTTTCTAGACTGGAAAAAAAGATATTACAGCAAATGAAAGACCGTATGGATCTCTAA
- a CDS encoding DUF309 domain-containing protein: MYPKEYIQFLAHFHGDRDYFECHEVLEEYWKKTDSKNKSSIWVGLILLAVSTYHHRRNNYKGAQRTLKKAFKVFDTQAGWLKKLGLDQQLLYDLLKERLSKIEKEETYNSFDLPICDSILLEMCGEYCEQEGFLWGKASDFTKRSLIHRHKLRDRTSVIDERRKSLKIRKGRE, translated from the coding sequence TTGTACCCAAAAGAGTATATCCAATTTTTAGCCCATTTTCATGGTGATCGTGATTATTTTGAGTGCCATGAAGTTCTTGAAGAGTATTGGAAAAAGACAGATTCTAAGAACAAATCGTCCATCTGGGTCGGTCTTATTTTATTAGCCGTTTCTACTTATCATCACCGTAGAAATAATTATAAAGGTGCACAAAGAACATTAAAAAAGGCGTTTAAGGTTTTTGACACTCAGGCTGGTTGGTTAAAAAAACTTGGCTTAGATCAACAACTCCTGTACGATTTATTAAAAGAACGTTTATCCAAAATCGAAAAAGAAGAAACATATAATAGCTTTGATTTACCTATCTGTGATTCAATCCTTTTAGAAATGTGCGGAGAGTATTGTGAACAAGAGGGTTTTCTATGGGGAAAAGCAAGTGATTTTACTAAACGCAGCCTCATTCATCGCCATAAATTACGGGATAGAACAAGTGTTATCGATGAAAGACGCAAGTCCTTAAAAATACGAAAAGGCAGAGAATAA
- a CDS encoding superoxide dismutase yields MDRFSRYVNELFDWNEQMKKFLQSEKVAQDSELWEKLDEFTEIIESTNRELSSEELLSLQARAENIHEQMEQYFRRKQEIGNIWIVEKTLPPGGHTLPDLPYPYNALEPYISEEIMRLHHDKHHRSYVDGLNRAEINLKTARETNDFSLIKHWSRELAFHGSGHYLHTIFWKNMSPNGGGSPQGLLKGEIENYFGSFEAFKKQFSEAAKQVEGVGWALLVWSPRARHLEVLQSERHMLLTQWDTIPLLVLDVWEHAYYLQYKNNRAEYVDKWWNLVNWHDVEMRFEKAADIKWPAF; encoded by the coding sequence ATGGATCGTTTTAGCCGATATGTAAATGAATTATTTGATTGGAATGAGCAAATGAAAAAATTTCTCCAATCGGAAAAAGTGGCTCAAGACTCCGAATTATGGGAAAAACTTGATGAATTTACCGAAATAATTGAAAGCACCAACCGAGAGTTATCATCTGAAGAGCTGTTAAGTTTACAAGCAAGGGCCGAGAACATCCATGAGCAAATGGAACAATATTTTAGAAGGAAACAAGAAATCGGTAATATTTGGATTGTAGAAAAAACACTCCCTCCCGGTGGACATACCCTGCCGGATCTTCCCTATCCATATAATGCCTTAGAGCCTTATATATCTGAGGAAATCATGAGATTGCACCACGATAAGCATCATCGTTCATATGTTGATGGGTTAAATCGGGCTGAAATCAATCTTAAAACAGCTAGAGAAACCAATGATTTTTCACTTATTAAGCATTGGTCAAGAGAGCTAGCTTTTCATGGCTCTGGACATTACCTCCATACAATTTTTTGGAAAAATATGAGTCCGAACGGCGGGGGGAGCCCTCAAGGCTTGCTAAAGGGAGAAATAGAAAATTACTTTGGAAGCTTTGAGGCTTTTAAAAAACAGTTCTCTGAAGCTGCCAAGCAAGTGGAGGGAGTAGGCTGGGCCCTTTTGGTTTGGTCACCGAGAGCAAGACATTTGGAGGTGCTACAATCGGAAAGGCATATGCTTTTAACACAGTGGGATACTATTCCCCTCCTTGTACTGGATGTTTGGGAGCATGCCTATTATCTCCAATACAAAAACAATAGGGCAGAATACGTGGATAAATGGTGGAATCTAGTCAATTGGCATGATGTTGAAATGAGGTTTGAAAAAGCAGCAGATATAAAATGGCCTGCATTTTAA
- a CDS encoding stage V sporulation protein AB, producing MTTIKILAVLFVGLSSGLAVGSGFVAFLTVLGVIPRLTQLSKTMKMIHQYEWAVVIGALTGVLASLRDPTLYISSYFLIPLGITGGIFIGMLAAALTEVLNVLPILVKRIRLDGQIIILIMAIVFGKIFGAIFQWLYFVHH from the coding sequence ATGACGACGATTAAAATTTTGGCAGTCCTATTTGTAGGATTATCAAGTGGATTGGCCGTAGGTTCTGGTTTTGTTGCATTCCTTACCGTACTTGGAGTGATTCCAAGGCTGACACAACTTAGTAAAACAATGAAAATGATTCACCAGTATGAATGGGCAGTTGTGATAGGGGCGCTGACTGGGGTATTAGCGAGTCTTAGGGATCCAACATTATATATATCATCCTATTTTTTGATTCCATTAGGTATTACCGGTGGAATATTTATTGGAATGTTAGCTGCAGCCCTAACTGAGGTCCTAAATGTCCTGCCGATTCTCGTAAAAAGGATTCGCTTAGATGGACAAATTATTATCTTAATCATGGCAATTGTATTTGGGAAAATATTTGGTGCCATTTTTCAATGGCTTTATTTTGTTCATCATTAA
- a CDS encoding spore germination protein, producing the protein MARSNEQKWPIPESVHEIENYMKQRVGLGVSFDFGVRKLKILKKDVHIYYVNGLCDTRFIIELIEELVEINDHEKLSTDIFKIIENRLVNQSVEQVKTLDKIVDQVLSGLIAVVIEGQNTALVIDVRSYPGRAPQEPDTERVVRGSRDGFVENIILNTALTRRRIRDERLRFEMYKVGERSKTDVALGYLEDVADADLLNILRKEIKAIHVDGIPMADKTIEEFIVKQGWNPFPLVRYTERADVAAAHLLEGHIIIYCDTSPSVIITPTTYFHHVQHAEEFRESPAMGTFVRWTRFLGVLASLVLLPLWLLFVLEPSLLPEKISFIGPNEQTNIPVVIQLILADFGIEFLRMAAIHTPTPLSTAMGLIAAVMIGQIAIDVGLFVPEVILYVALAGIGTFTTPSYELGVANKIARMALTILVAIFHTPGFVIGITILFLFIVNLRALNAPYFWPFLPFEPKGFMQIIFRRAIPGSILRPSIVHPRNRFRQPPKANEK; encoded by the coding sequence ATGGCAAGAAGTAACGAGCAAAAATGGCCAATCCCGGAATCAGTGCATGAAATTGAAAATTATATGAAACAGCGTGTGGGGCTCGGGGTTAGTTTTGATTTTGGGGTCAGAAAGTTAAAAATTCTAAAAAAAGATGTCCATATCTATTATGTAAATGGGTTATGCGATACACGTTTTATTATAGAGTTAATTGAAGAGTTAGTTGAAATCAATGATCATGAAAAATTATCAACGGACATATTTAAGATTATTGAAAATAGACTTGTTAACCAATCGGTTGAACAGGTTAAAACGCTTGATAAAATTGTTGATCAGGTTCTATCTGGATTAATTGCTGTTGTGATAGAAGGGCAAAATACAGCCCTTGTAATTGATGTAAGGAGTTATCCCGGGAGGGCCCCTCAAGAGCCTGATACAGAAAGAGTAGTTAGAGGATCACGTGACGGATTTGTTGAAAATATTATTCTCAATACAGCTTTGACAAGAAGGAGAATCCGTGACGAACGACTTCGCTTTGAAATGTATAAAGTTGGCGAGCGTTCGAAAACAGATGTAGCATTAGGCTATTTAGAGGATGTGGCAGATGCTGACTTACTTAATATTCTTAGAAAAGAAATAAAAGCTATCCATGTTGACGGTATTCCGATGGCAGATAAAACAATTGAAGAGTTTATCGTTAAACAGGGGTGGAATCCTTTTCCGTTAGTAAGATATACGGAAAGAGCGGATGTCGCTGCTGCTCATTTATTAGAAGGTCATATCATTATTTATTGTGATACTTCTCCAAGCGTAATTATTACCCCGACAACCTACTTTCATCATGTACAGCATGCTGAAGAATTTAGGGAATCACCTGCAATGGGGACTTTTGTGCGTTGGACTCGGTTTTTAGGTGTCTTAGCATCCCTTGTATTACTTCCATTATGGTTGCTGTTCGTATTGGAACCGTCCCTATTACCTGAAAAAATTTCATTCATTGGACCGAATGAACAAACCAATATTCCCGTTGTCATTCAATTAATATTAGCGGATTTTGGTATTGAATTTTTGAGGATGGCTGCCATTCATACCCCGACACCATTATCAACGGCAATGGGCTTAATTGCGGCAGTAATGATTGGACAGATTGCGATTGACGTTGGTCTATTTGTTCCTGAGGTGATCCTTTATGTTGCTTTGGCAGGGATCGGCACATTTACGACTCCGAGCTATGAGTTAGGTGTGGCAAATAAAATTGCCAGAATGGCACTAACGATTTTGGTAGCCATTTTTCATACGCCCGGCTTCGTCATTGGAATTACCATCTTGTTTTTATTTATTGTTAACTTGCGTGCACTTAATGCACCATACTTTTGGCCGTTTCTTCCTTTCGAACCAAAAGGATTTATGCAGATTATCTTCCGCAGGGCAATCCCTGGATCTATATTAAGACCAAGTATTGTACACCCTAGAAATCGTTTTAGACAGCCACCGAAGGCGAACGAGAAATAA
- a CDS encoding segregation/condensation protein A, whose protein sequence is MPYQVKIDAFEGPLDLLLHLINRLEIDIYDIPVAEITEQYLIYIKTMNELQLDVASEFLVMAATLLVIKSKMLLPKHEEVFPDDDPEMTFEEDPRDELVERLIEYRKYKEAAHDLKTMEEERGLMYTKPPSDLSDFAKEKQPEKTDLNVSLYDMLAAFQKLLRRKKLQRPLATKIARQEISIEKRMKEIMVELKQLKGRKNFNELFPYPAKDHIVVTFLAILELIKRNVIDVEQNENFGDIFVEAVKEGAEVDGNN, encoded by the coding sequence ATGCCATATCAGGTTAAGATTGATGCTTTTGAAGGGCCGTTGGATCTTCTTCTTCATTTAATTAATCGGCTCGAAATTGATATATATGATATTCCTGTTGCTGAAATTACCGAGCAATACTTAATATACATTAAAACAATGAATGAGCTCCAACTGGATGTTGCCAGTGAATTTTTAGTAATGGCTGCTACATTACTAGTGATTAAGAGTAAAATGCTTTTACCAAAGCATGAAGAGGTTTTCCCTGACGATGACCCGGAAATGACCTTTGAGGAGGATCCAAGGGACGAACTTGTCGAACGATTGATTGAGTATCGAAAATATAAAGAGGCAGCACATGACCTAAAAACAATGGAAGAAGAACGAGGTCTAATGTATACAAAGCCGCCAAGTGATCTTTCTGATTTTGCAAAAGAAAAACAACCAGAAAAGACAGATTTAAATGTCTCCTTGTATGATATGCTGGCTGCCTTCCAAAAGTTGTTGCGAAGAAAGAAGTTACAGAGGCCACTTGCGACAAAAATTGCCCGCCAAGAAATATCGATTGAAAAAAGAATGAAGGAAATTATGGTTGAATTAAAACAGCTTAAAGGAAGAAAAAACTTTAATGAATTATTTCCATACCCGGCAAAGGATCATATAGTTGTGACCTTTTTGGCTATTTTGGAACTTATTAAAAGAAATGTAATTGACGTTGAGCAGAATGAAAACTTTGGGGATATCTTTGTTGAAGCTGTTAAGGAAGGGGCAGAAGTAGATGGAAATAATTAA
- a CDS encoding stage V sporulation protein AE, whose translation MSIRRRVILVTDGDEYAKRAVEHVAQEIGGRCISSSHGNPSTLTGPEIVNLIKKAQHDPVLVMFDDSGIVGEGAGESALKYVALHKDIEILGVIAVAAKSRHEEWTRVDISIDRDGELTPYGVDKFGIPELEIGRINGDTVYCLDDLDVPIIVGVGDIGKMARLDSYKLGSPITKKAVELILERSGFYGKK comes from the coding sequence ATGAGTATTCGGAGGCGTGTTATTTTAGTTACTGACGGTGATGAATATGCAAAAAGAGCTGTTGAGCATGTTGCTCAAGAGATTGGTGGACGATGTATTTCCAGTTCTCATGGAAATCCTTCAACATTAACAGGTCCAGAAATTGTCAATTTAATAAAAAAAGCCCAACACGATCCGGTATTAGTAATGTTTGATGATAGCGGCATAGTAGGTGAAGGGGCGGGTGAATCCGCATTGAAATATGTTGCTTTACATAAAGACATCGAAATTCTAGGGGTTATTGCAGTTGCCGCAAAATCTAGACATGAGGAATGGACAAGGGTTGATATAAGCATCGATCGTGATGGAGAGTTAACGCCCTATGGAGTAGATAAATTTGGTATTCCAGAACTTGAAATCGGGAGAATAAATGGAGATACCGTTTATTGTCTTGATGATTTGGATGTGCCTATTATAGTGGGTGTTGGTGATATTGGCAAAATGGCAAGACTCGATTCTTACAAACTTGGTTCGCCGATCACGAAAAAAGCAGTGGAATTAATTCTTGAAAGGAGTGGCTTTTATGGCAAGAAGTAA
- a CDS encoding YjcZ family sporulation protein codes for MDGGFGAGFALIVVLFILLIIVGASWVY; via the coding sequence ATGGATGGCGGATTTGGAGCCGGATTTGCGTTAATCGTTGTTCTATTCATTTTGTTAATTATTGTAGGTGCTTCTTGGGTTTACTAA
- a CDS encoding DUF1002 domain-containing protein, with the protein MKKIMILLLLSFVLFYPIRSFADMAEGDMIVTLGENLTEEQKNNLLEEMDAPKDVQIVTVSNQEEHQYLGKYVSKSLIGTKAISSSSVTIAPKGSGITVKTKNINWVTDEMYVNALITAGVKDANIYITAPMSVSGTAALTGIIKAYEISADKTIPEEVKQAANQEMVETAKLGDSIGDENAAALIAKVKEDIAKNKPKNDEELQKIIEQAAKDLNVTLTDEEMQRLIDFFNKLKDLNIDWNQVSDQLNKAKDQISKYLQSEEGQGFLEKIKQFFIWLIDAIKSIFS; encoded by the coding sequence ATGAAAAAAATAATGATTCTTCTACTATTATCTTTTGTACTATTCTATCCAATTCGCAGCTTTGCTGACATGGCTGAAGGGGATATGATAGTCACATTAGGCGAAAATTTGACAGAAGAACAAAAAAATAACCTATTAGAAGAAATGGACGCACCGAAAGATGTTCAAATTGTGACCGTATCGAATCAAGAAGAACATCAATATTTAGGGAAATACGTCTCGAAATCACTCATCGGTACAAAGGCAATCTCATCCTCTTCCGTAACAATTGCTCCAAAGGGTTCAGGGATTACGGTGAAAACAAAGAATATCAACTGGGTTACAGATGAAATGTATGTCAATGCCTTAATTACAGCTGGCGTTAAAGATGCCAACATCTACATTACTGCCCCGATGTCTGTATCTGGAACTGCAGCCTTAACTGGTATTATTAAAGCATATGAAATCTCTGCTGATAAGACAATTCCAGAAGAAGTAAAGCAAGCTGCGAATCAAGAGATGGTAGAAACCGCCAAACTGGGAGACTCCATCGGCGATGAGAATGCTGCTGCTCTTATAGCTAAAGTAAAAGAAGATATCGCTAAAAATAAGCCGAAAAATGATGAAGAGTTACAGAAAATTATTGAGCAGGCAGCAAAGGATTTAAATGTCACACTTACTGATGAAGAAATGCAAAGATTAATTGACTTTTTTAATAAACTAAAGGATCTAAACATTGACTGGAACCAAGTAAGTGACCAGCTTAATAAAGCAAAAGATCAAATATCAAAATATCTTCAATCTGAAGAAGGGCAAGGTTTTTTAGAAAAAATCAAGCAATTTTTCATTTGGCTGATTGATGCCATTAAATCCATTTTCTCTTAA
- a CDS encoding GNAT family N-acetyltransferase: MLIRYKKTFEKIAMGLLSFMPSEKDLKKLQHTIKEYEIEEDWQLFLWKEEDIIGLLGVLYQNDANALMIQHISVNPSHRFQGVGKKMVQALKDMYSDKDIISNENTAAFIEKCDVC, translated from the coding sequence ATGTTAATTCGTTATAAAAAGACATTTGAAAAAATTGCTATGGGTTTATTATCCTTTATGCCAAGTGAAAAGGATCTAAAGAAGCTACAGCACACAATAAAGGAATATGAGATTGAAGAGGATTGGCAGCTTTTTTTGTGGAAAGAAGAAGATATTATTGGGCTGCTTGGGGTTCTTTATCAGAATGATGCAAATGCTTTAATGATTCAGCATATTTCTGTTAACCCTTCCCATCGTTTTCAGGGTGTAGGGAAAAAAATGGTTCAGGCATTGAAAGATATGTATTCCGACAAGGATATTATTTCAAATGAAAACACTGCGGCATTTATTGAAAAATGCGATGTTTGCTAG
- the spoIIAB gene encoding anti-sigma F factor, with translation MKNEMNLQFSALSQNESFARVTVAAFIAQLDPTMDELTEIKTVVSEAVTNAIIHGYENDPNGIVYIHVSIEDSLIDMTIKDVGLGIVDVEEARQPLFTTKPDLERSGMGFTIMENFMDEVEVHSQPGRGTEVRLRKHLKLRKMLCN, from the coding sequence ATGAAGAATGAGATGAACCTTCAATTCAGTGCTTTAAGTCAAAATGAGTCATTTGCACGTGTAACCGTTGCAGCCTTTATTGCCCAGCTTGATCCAACAATGGATGAGTTGACAGAGATTAAAACAGTCGTATCAGAAGCTGTAACCAATGCGATTATTCATGGTTATGAAAATGATCCAAATGGAATTGTATACATTCATGTTTCCATTGAGGACAGTTTGATTGATATGACCATTAAGGATGTTGGTTTAGGAATTGTAGATGTGGAGGAAGCTCGTCAGCCATTATTTACAACGAAGCCGGATCTAGAACGATCCGGTATGGGATTCACCATCATGGAAAATTTCATGGATGAGGTAGAGGTTCATTCACAGCCAGGTCGAGGAACCGAGGTTAGATTACGGAAGCATTTAAAATTGCGCAAAATGCTTTGCAATTAA
- the scpB gene encoding SMC-Scp complex subunit ScpB, which yields MEIINWSSILESLLFAAGDEGLSLKQIEEVLEVDELKASEIIEDLRQEYEQTNRGIMIVQLAGTYQLATKKENAAYLKKLVDSPHTSALSQAALETLAIIAYKQPITRTEIEEIRGVKTERPLHTLVSKVLIKEVGRAEGTGRAYLYGTTKEFLDYFGLKSLKELPQLPEKVEEEFIQEEADLFFEKFLENSPIDEPLRTKTEV from the coding sequence ATGGAAATAATTAATTGGAGCAGCATACTTGAAAGCCTTTTGTTTGCGGCTGGAGACGAGGGACTTTCGCTTAAGCAGATTGAAGAGGTTTTAGAAGTAGATGAGTTAAAGGCCAGTGAAATCATTGAGGATTTAAGACAAGAATATGAACAAACCAATAGAGGCATCATGATTGTCCAGCTTGCAGGAACCTATCAACTTGCGACAAAGAAAGAAAATGCTGCCTATTTAAAGAAGCTGGTTGATTCGCCCCATACATCTGCCTTATCACAGGCTGCTTTAGAGACATTAGCCATCATTGCCTATAAACAGCCGATTACCCGTACTGAAATAGAGGAAATTCGCGGTGTAAAAACGGAAAGACCACTGCATACGCTTGTCTCAAAAGTATTAATCAAAGAGGTAGGCAGGGCAGAAGGGACAGGAAGGGCTTATTTATACGGAACTACTAAGGAGTTTCTTGACTATTTTGGATTAAAAAGTTTAAAAGAACTTCCACAGCTTCCGGAAAAAGTGGAGGAAGAATTTATTCAGGAGGAAGCAGACTTGTTTTTTGAGAAATTTTTAGAAAACTCGCCGATTGACGAGCCTCTTAGGACGAAGACAGAGGTGTAG
- a CDS encoding stage V sporulation protein AA, producing MEKTIYIRMRNRVQAEPEEKVLLKDVAQIIAPESVLSNIKTMMVHQLTLKDRNIVVIDVMRVINLITDTFEDCEVQTIGPAQTIIEVTFKKKGVSIPFFLLIWFLLFFGSAMAIMNFHDDVSMKSVHEKIYTIITGKKDAKPLLFQIPYSIGLGLGMILFFNHVFKKRINEEPSPLEVEMFNYQLDLDNYVIIHENKESMKRINDDD from the coding sequence TTGGAAAAGACCATCTACATCCGCATGCGGAATCGTGTCCAAGCAGAACCGGAAGAAAAAGTTTTGTTAAAGGATGTTGCCCAAATCATTGCTCCAGAATCTGTTCTCTCAAATATCAAAACAATGATGGTTCATCAATTAACCCTAAAAGATCGGAATATAGTGGTCATTGATGTGATGAGAGTTATCAATTTGATTACAGATACTTTTGAGGATTGTGAAGTTCAAACCATTGGTCCTGCACAAACCATTATAGAAGTAACCTTTAAAAAAAAGGGGGTTTCCATTCCTTTTTTTCTGTTAATTTGGTTTCTGTTATTTTTCGGTTCAGCTATGGCGATTATGAATTTTCATGATGATGTCAGTATGAAAAGTGTCCATGAAAAAATTTATACAATTATAACGGGTAAGAAAGATGCAAAGCCATTATTGTTTCAAATTCCCTATTCTATTGGTTTGGGTCTAGGGATGATTCTATTTTTTAATCATGTATTTAAGAAACGGATCAATGAAGAACCCAGTCCACTTGAAGTAGAAATGTTTAATTATCAGCTAGATTTAGATAATTATGTCATAATCCATGAAAACAAAGAAAGTATGAAACGAATTAATGACGACGATTAA
- a CDS encoding YpuI family protein — protein sequence MGNSLVKIQLQDVKDFLTKSIITIEDFLNETTISDLSLENVEERSYNKLILSNLRKLVVYSAESLETCAIILQNEPFQKAAAEKTLYKIYHQCIEEFFSPKNDAWFEDSRSAYTGRNSIKFYRNVSESIVQLIKSLEGDFQKFREELEYYETDYRTKMIQSK from the coding sequence ATGGGGAATTCGTTGGTTAAAATACAGCTACAGGATGTTAAAGATTTTTTAACGAAGTCAATAATAACTATTGAAGATTTTTTAAATGAAACAACGATATCAGATTTGAGCCTAGAAAATGTTGAAGAGCGAAGCTACAATAAATTAATCTTATCAAATTTACGTAAACTAGTTGTTTATAGTGCGGAAAGTTTAGAAACATGTGCTATTATTTTGCAGAACGAACCTTTTCAAAAAGCGGCAGCAGAAAAAACTCTTTATAAAATTTACCACCAATGTATTGAAGAGTTTTTCTCACCAAAAAATGATGCTTGGTTCGAAGATAGCAGATCTGCCTATACGGGCAGGAACTCTATTAAATTTTATCGAAATGTATCGGAAAGTATAGTACAGCTCATCAAGAGTCTAGAAGGCGATTTCCAGAAATTTAGGGAAGAACTTGAGTACTATGAAACAGATTACAGAACAAAAATGATTCAATCAAAATAA